In the genome of Peromyscus eremicus chromosome 1, PerEre_H2_v1, whole genome shotgun sequence, the window CATCTGTCCTGAAAACTTGCCCACCCTCTGGCTGTGGGAGGGCCATGGAGACCAGGAGCTACCACCTCGGCCTGGGATTTCTGCTCCTGCTCTGTCTCCCTGCAGGTAGGAACCAACCCTCTTCTGACACTGCCGATACTCCTGTCCACCTCAAAcctccacctgtctccacctttctCCTCAGTACCTGCTGAGAACAAGCTATCTGGGCAATGTGGAGGAGGGGAtgctgaagagaaagaaaggagacttGCCTGATGAGatggggtgatggtggtgggcaGTAACCATGTAAACACCTCTAACCCCAGTGCTGTAGGAACCTGAGCCAGGAAGATTGCTGAAAAATGGCAAGTTGtaagttcagtaagagaccctgtctcaagagaataaggtaGAAAATGACAGCCAGAcatccagtgccctcctctggcttctatgcatatctgaacacacacacacacacacacacacacacacacacacacacacatacacacacatacacactaccaccaaaagcgTGGGAGACCATGAGCCAGGTGATAAGGCTCCAGGTGGGGGATGGAGGATGCAAACAGCGGCCCCTGAACTGCAGTCAAAGTGGACAATCCTCCTTCATCCTCCAGAATGCCTGGGAGCCGAGGGGAGACTGGCTCACAAGCTGTTTCGTGACCTGTTTGTCAACTATACAAGTGCCCTGAGACCTGTGGCAGACACAGACCAGACTCTAAATGTGACCCTGGAGGTGACATTGTCTCAGATCATCGATATGGTATGATGTGGTAGTGGTATAGCTCTGGGATGTGGATCAAGGGAAGAAGGATCATCTCCTAGTTATCCTGTTCCTATGTGTTAATATTAATGATGATAATAGCCATTTATTAATTCCTGTGTACGCATTGGTGGCCCAAGACTTTAcacactggaatttttttttaaatttttttaagatttatttattttatgtatatggtgctctacatgcatatatacctgcatgctagaagaggacatcaaattccattatagatggctgtgagtcaccatgtggttgctgggaattgaactcaggacttctggaagaacagccagtgcccttaaccactgaaccatctcaccagcccccacactggaATTTATTAAACTCCCCTCTACCCAAGCAGGAGTTATCTGAGGGATGAACTGATGAAATGGAGACTTAAGAGCCCACCAAAGGCACACAAGTTCAAGCCTGGGTGGGAATTAGGCTATTAGAGCAAGCTGGGTTTGTGGGTACTAACCAGAgagccctgtgtgtgtgcacaaagaaggcagtgtgtgtatatatgcatgtccATTGCCTGTCCCTGCTAGGACGAACGGAACCAGGTGCTGACCTTATACCTGTGGATCAGGCAGGAGTGGACAGATGCCTACCTACACTGGGACCCCAAAGCCTATGGTGACTTGGATGCAATCCGCATTCCCAGCAGTCTAGTGTGGCGGCCAGACATCGTTCTCTACAACAAGTATTACCTGTCTGCCCCCCTTCTCCTCTTTAGAGTTGCCCATCTGCCCTTGACATGCACTGAGTCCCCTCCCAACACCTAATAGAGTTGCTAAGATGCCTTGGAAACTTGCCCCTAGGGCCATCTGTAAGGAGCTCTTCACCTCTCATGGCGCACTTCCAGTTTTCTCAGGCCGGCTCAAGCTGGGTGTCTGCAAGTTCGGAACCGCTATGTAGTCCAAGCCAGTTGCAGCTCTCAAAGAGAACTGTCTTGAGACCAAGTGCTTCTCTGTGGCAGGTCCACCCTTCCAGGCTCAGGGGCCGCTGGAGATCTCACCAGCCTACGGCCTAGTCTTTGGGGGTACTCCTTTATGCCTTCTAGACAGTGCATAGCATTGTGCATCTTTCTGGGTCCTCTAATGAGTTTTATAGATGACTCCCTAGGTCACTATGAGGCTCAATTCCACCTCTGGTTTGCAGAGGTTTTTTATACTCTGCTCCCGGCCCTTCCAAGTCCTTGGCTGCCTCCTCTAGACCTTGAGATTGAAGTGAGTTTAGTAAGCCTAATGAGGCTCACTTCACAGTGCTGCCCTAGACACTAAAGCCTGACTAGTGACAATAGATCCACCCTGTTCGTGGGCCCCGGTAAATCCTGTCCTGCCTGTCCACAGGGCGGACACGCAGCCACCAGCCTCGGCCAGCACCAACGTGGTTGTACGGCACGATGGCGCCGTGCGCTGGGATGCACCAGCCATCACACGCAGTTCGTGCCGTGTGGACGTGTCTGCCTTCCCGTTCGATGCGCAGCGCTGCGGCCTGACCTTCGGCTCATGGACGCACGGCGGGCACCAGCTGGACGTGCGACCCCGGGGCGCGTCTGCCAGTCTGGCTGACTTCGTGGAGAATGTTGAGTGGCGCGTGCTGGGCATGCCGGCGCGCAGGCGCGTGCTCACCTATGGCTGCTGCTCTGAGCCCTACCCGGATGTGACCTTCACGCTGCTACTGCGCCGCCGCGCTGCCGCCTATGTGTGCAACCTGCTGCTGCCCTGCGTGTTCATCTCCCTGCTGGCGCCACTGGCCTTCCACCTGCCCGCTGACTCCGGGGAAAAGGTGTCTCTGGGCGTCACCGTGCTCCTGGCCCTCACTGTCTTCCAGCTGATTCTGGCCGAGAGCATGCCGCCTGCAGAGAGCGTGCCACTCATCGGTGAGCCTGAGAGCATGAGGGAATGGACGCTGAGCCAGCAGAGTGACATCTGCGGGGGAGTGAGAGAGGGGGCAAAGAGTAGACCTATCTGAGAGAACACCCCTCACCGCTAGGGGCGCGAAggagccttggtggaggaagaTCTGGTCCCCATCTCATAATGAACAAACTGTAGTGAGTGATGACTGTATGCCTGGTATTCTCCTGTGCACCTGACATTTGTTCACTCACAGGAGTATCACTATGAACCCATGAATAACCAATAGGTTATTCCAGGTGTACAGAAAGGATCAGTACCTGTTCAGCTTACAACCATAATctgacccctccccccccccccaagcagggAAAATAATTAGGTAGCAGATATCTTCAGAACCCTAATAGGAATGAGAAGAGGGGAGAACTTAACTCTTATCTATGTCCTTCCCCTCATTGGATTTGAAGGCCTGGTGCTGGCTTTCTATTTGTGATGAGGCAGGTGGGAAGCTCAACAGTCTTCATTTCTTGTTTGGGGCTCACAATGCTCTCTGTTCCACAGGGAAGTACTACATGGCCACCATGACCATGGTCACGTTCTCCACAGCACTCACCATCCTCATCATGAATCTGCATTACTGTGGTCCTAGTGCACATCCAGTGCCTGCCTGGGCGCGGGTCTTCCTGCTGGGACACCTGGCCAGAGGACTGTGTGTGCGGGAACGAGGGGAGCCCTGTGGGCAGTCCCGGCCACTAGAATCAGCccccagcctccagcctccagctGGTCTCCCAGAGGGGCCTTGTCATGAGTCACGGTGTCTATGCCATCAGGAAGCCCTTCTGCATCATGTGGCTTCCATTGCCAGCACCTTCCACAGCCACCGGGCTGCCCAGCGCTGCCATGAAGACTGGAAGCGCCTGGCTCGAGTGATGGACCGCTTTTTCCTGGGCATCTTCTTCTGCATGGCTCTGGTCATGAGCCTCCTGGTACTGGTACAAGCCCTGTGAGGGCCAAGAACTGGATCTCAGGGAGCTTTGGTCACCTCAACACTACCAGGCAGGAATGACAAAAGCCAGGTGGTTGTTGGTATTCGGATAGGCTAGctagtctctcctcttcaggatCAGCACTTCTTGACCTCACAGTCCACAAACAGCCTTTGTGAGCTACCTGTCCTAACTAAGGGGGATCCAAAGCCTGTTTCTCCCTTAATTCCAATATGATTAAGGTCAAAGTACAGACTTGGAGAGTAAGACTCAATGTCAGTTGAGCAAGCTGGTGCtctgctgtaattccagcacatggaggctgagataggaggattgctataagttcaaggacagcctgagctccaggaaattttatctaaaaaataaataaccatcTGTGTCTACACTTGGAATGATAGTTATTAGCTGGGAGAAtccatgttatttttattttgttgagacagtctcacgATGTACcccctgctggcctggaacttgctgtgtagcccaggctggccttgaactcacatagacccacctgcctctgcctctccaaagGCAGGTGCCCGCAGGTGCTACCGCTCCTGGCTAGAGTGTAAGTTACTGACTGAAAGGACAAAGCGACCCATTTGCTGTCATCCGTAGCAGCTGCTGTCACAGCTCCTCATCTTGTTTATCTCTGCTAAGGCTCTCGGGAAGGAAATTCACTGTCTAGTTTGTTTCCAGAACAGAAAGTAGTGCAGAGTTTTGTCTCAGAGCTTCAATCCATAATAAAGGAGAGTGGGCCCAGCACCTCCTCCGTGTCCTGTCTTCTCCTTGGGGCCACATCCAGAAGTTGGGGATCCAGGTTTGTCTTTACAGATAGGAATCTCAGGATTCACAGATCAATGCAAaaattatatctttttaaaaatcacatttatttgttttagtgtgtgtgtgtgtgtgtgtgtgtgtgtgtgtgtgtgcgcgcgcgcgcgcgcgcgcgcgcgcgcgcgcgtgtgcatggGCTTGTGCACCAGGGtacatttgtggaggtcagagaactatGTAggtagttggttctctccctctgctatatgggacccagggatcaaactcaagttatcAGGTTTAGTGACAAGTACCCTTACTTGCTGAGCCTTTTCGCCAGCCTAGAAATTACCTTTCCGGTAacaatagcagaaaaaaaaaaaaatcggactTTCACAGGACCCTGAAAGAGGGCCTGAAACTTTCTCCTGCTGTCCATCCTTATAGCTAGACACAGCCACCCTGTTCTCAGACACTGACATTAGGGATCTTACAAGTGGCCCACGTGAGAGTAGTGCAGGGATCACCACTCACAGGATTGGTTGCTTTCTCGCTATCATACAGCTTCTGGCACTTTCTTTGTGCCTTCTTCCCAGTCCTTACCCATAAGAGGCTCACAGCCTGACCTGGGAAATACTCAGGGACCAATGGAAATGGAGAGGCAAGTACTCTAACCTAGCCAGGTGGCAGAAAAGTGAACAAGAACTTTCCAGGTAGACTTGGGAGTCATTTAAGTGACCCTGCATGTCCCATGGCCAAGTGCTCTCCCCCATCATCTCCCACTCACAATGAGTTGAATCTTCTGGCTCCAAATGAGTCTGTGCCTGTCCCAGAGTCCTCTGACTTCCAGTCAGTCCCCCTCCTGCAGCCCTGAGCAAGGTTCAGTCTCCAAATTCTCTTCTGTGTCTCCACCGGCAATGGGTCTGGAAGGTCATTACCATAGAAGGTCCCAGAGTTCCCCGCAGATAGACTGATTCACCAGGATCCTGCTATAGTTAAAGCGTAAGGTGACCAACATTCTTCAGGCAGGGCCAGTCAACATCGGGTAGGTCACAGGAGGCCTGCATTCTCTGGAAGAGCCGTCAGCACAAGGAACCAGAGCAACAGCAGGCCCGAACAGGAGGTGGAGACGGAGCCCGGGGCTAAGGGAGGAAAAGAGATTTAGGAGCAGTGTGAGGACATGGAGGTGAAAGGCAGAGTGAGCTGGAAAGACTAACCCCCAAAGTGCAACAAGAGACAGGGATAAGAGACCAGGGAGGGCCACAGTCTCCCATTCAGAGACCAATCAGCTCTAACTCCGCCACCTCTGACACAAAGGAGCCACTACACTGCACTGTGGATAAGCCTCGAGAGCAGAGATCTGAGAGACATCTAGTGATGTTGAATCTGGCTTCTCCATCCATGCCCCGGGGTCGGAGTAGTGATGGGT includes:
- the Chrna10 gene encoding neuronal acetylcholine receptor subunit alpha-10 translates to METRSYHLGLGFLLLLCLPAECLGAEGRLAHKLFRDLFVNYTSALRPVADTDQTLNVTLEVTLSQIIDMDERNQVLTLYLWIRQEWTDAYLHWDPKAYGDLDAIRIPSSLVWRPDIVLYNKADTQPPASASTNVVVRHDGAVRWDAPAITRSSCRVDVSAFPFDAQRCGLTFGSWTHGGHQLDVRPRGASASLADFVENVEWRVLGMPARRRVLTYGCCSEPYPDVTFTLLLRRRAAAYVCNLLLPCVFISLLAPLAFHLPADSGEKVSLGVTVLLALTVFQLILAESMPPAESVPLIGKYYMATMTMVTFSTALTILIMNLHYCGPSAHPVPAWARVFLLGHLARGLCVRERGEPCGQSRPLESAPSLQPPAGLPEGPCHESRCLCHQEALLHHVASIASTFHSHRAAQRCHEDWKRLARVMDRFFLGIFFCMALVMSLLVLVQAL